Proteins encoded by one window of Bacillus sp. DTU_2020_1000418_1_SI_GHA_SEK_038:
- the opp4C gene encoding oligopeptide ABC transporter permease, with the protein MIDSKSEKPEKMSAIIFNKFIKNKLAVIGAIYLILLIFAAIFADVLAPHDPNHQQLLKKLSPPGGEFILGADNLGRDTLTRLLYGARVSLIVGFVSVGGSIFIGTVVGAVAGYYGGKIDAFLMRFVDVMISFPSLFLLIILVTMFEPSITTLIFVFAIFGWTGTSRLVRGEFLSLRSREYVLAAKTIGIPSYKIIFAHILPNAMGPIIVSATLGVGGVILAESALSYLGLGIQPPTPSWGNILQSAQTLPIMLNSWWYPLFPGVAILLTVLAFNFVGDGLRDAFDPKIK; encoded by the coding sequence ATGATTGATTCAAAAAGTGAAAAACCTGAGAAAATGTCGGCTATTATATTTAATAAGTTTATTAAAAATAAATTAGCTGTAATTGGTGCGATTTATCTCATATTACTTATATTTGCAGCCATTTTTGCTGATGTTCTAGCCCCGCATGATCCAAATCATCAGCAATTGCTAAAAAAGCTTTCTCCGCCTGGAGGGGAATTCATATTAGGTGCAGATAATTTAGGAAGGGATACACTTACCAGATTATTATACGGAGCAAGAGTTTCATTAATCGTAGGTTTTGTCTCGGTTGGCGGATCCATATTTATTGGAACTGTTGTTGGAGCAGTTGCAGGTTATTATGGAGGAAAGATAGATGCATTTTTGATGAGATTTGTAGATGTAATGATTTCTTTCCCATCACTCTTTCTACTAATCATCTTAGTTACTATGTTTGAGCCAAGTATTACTACACTTATATTTGTATTTGCCATTTTTGGTTGGACTGGTACATCGAGATTGGTTCGAGGGGAATTTCTATCACTTCGTTCAAGGGAATATGTACTTGCAGCCAAGACTATAGGTATACCAAGTTATAAGATCATATTTGCACATATTCTTCCGAATGCCATGGGGCCGATTATTGTTTCAGCCACTCTAGGTGTTGGAGGAGTTATTTTAGCTGAATCTGCATTAAGCTATTTAGGGCTCGGGATCCAGCCTCCTACTCCAAGCTGGGGAAATATTTTACAAAGTGCTCAAACTTTGCCTATCATGCTTAATTCATGGTGGTATCCACTGTTCCCCGGTGTTGCCATATTACTTACCGTTTTGGCCTTTAACTTTGTTGGAGATGGCCTAAGGGATGCATTTGACCCAAAAATCAAATAA
- a CDS encoding ABC transporter permease, translating to MLNYIIRRTLLAIPLLFGITVVSFIIMKIAPGDPAAFMIDPMIKKQDLEAYKEMYGLNDPIYVQYFKWLGNMLQGNFGESLIRQGTPVSELILARLPNTLLLMVVSTIIAFLISIPLGILSATKQNKFTDYVITVISFLGVATPNFWFGLVLIMVFSVHLGWFPTGGVATLGAEFSLWDRAHHLILPAFVLATADMAGLTRYTRSNMIEVLRQDYIRTARAKGFRQNKVIYKHGLRNALIPVITIFGLMLPSFIGGSVVIEKIFTWPGIGLLFFDAAFQRDYPVLMAITVIGSALVVIGNLIADILYAVFDPRIEY from the coding sequence ATGCTTAACTATATAATACGTCGTACACTCTTGGCTATTCCGCTTCTTTTTGGAATAACAGTTGTATCGTTCATTATTATGAAGATTGCACCTGGTGATCCTGCTGCATTTATGATTGATCCCATGATTAAGAAGCAGGACCTTGAAGCTTATAAAGAAATGTACGGCTTGAACGATCCAATTTATGTGCAGTATTTTAAGTGGCTAGGAAATATGCTGCAAGGAAACTTCGGTGAATCTCTTATTCGTCAAGGAACACCGGTAAGTGAATTGATTTTGGCTAGACTTCCAAACACGCTCCTACTAATGGTTGTCTCCACCATTATCGCATTTCTTATTTCAATCCCATTAGGCATTTTATCAGCAACAAAGCAGAATAAGTTTACTGATTATGTCATTACTGTTATTTCTTTTTTAGGAGTTGCAACTCCTAACTTCTGGTTTGGTTTAGTTCTAATCATGGTATTTTCTGTTCATCTAGGCTGGTTCCCAACTGGTGGTGTCGCAACGCTAGGAGCAGAATTTAGCCTTTGGGATCGGGCACACCATTTAATATTACCTGCATTTGTTTTAGCGACAGCAGATATGGCAGGTTTAACACGATATACTAGGTCAAACATGATAGAAGTGCTTCGCCAGGATTATATTCGGACGGCAAGAGCGAAGGGGTTTAGACAAAACAAAGTTATTTATAAACATGGTCTTAGAAACGCATTAATTCCTGTCATTACAATATTTGGACTTATGCTTCCTTCTTTTATTGGCGGCTCTGTTGTTATTGAAAAAATATTTACTTGGCCTGGAATAGGCTTGCTATTCTTTGATGCAGCATTTCAACGAGACTATCCAGTACTTATGGCAATAACAGTGATTGGATCTGCACTAGTTGTTATCGGGAATTTAATAGCAGATATATTATATGCTGTATTTGATCCGAGAATAGAGTATTAG
- a CDS encoding peptide-binding protein: MKKRKLLSVLFAFSLILGMLAACSNSSTQSTNTTESNNNAGQNQDQKQEEKASNEPRQGGSLVLGTTGSPTLFNAYYSTDGASRVIENLIFSGLVTINREFKPEGDVAESWDVTDDGLKWTFKIRQGMKFHDGHDLTADDVIFSYSLPLNEDYTGPYGLPFKVIKEINKVDDYTVEFVLTEPYAPFITITATMGVLPKHLLEDVPVAELGKHEFNTKNPIGSGPFKFSEWKDGQYVKVDAFDDYYEGRPYLDSIIYKIVPDANAIIAQLQAGDITYTGITPSNVPIAQKMADEGKLELKSGVSNAWDYIGYNLRNPLFQDKSVRQALTHAIDRESIVAAVLDGAGQVTHGPGSPANWAFTEDVPKFEFDPSQSSQMLDEAGWKKGADGILEKDGKKFSFTLTTTSSSETYQQIATVVQQQLAEVGIEVKIELLEWSAYLEATQPPNWKFDAIVAGWSIGSDPDPTYFWHSKEIEQGLNYFAFSNPKVDELLDMNTKVSDIDERKAVISEAEKIITEEQPYTFLYNPMGYIGHSPKLHGPEFSVANSYYDIHKWWLEE, encoded by the coding sequence TTGAAAAAGCGAAAATTATTATCGGTTTTATTTGCATTTTCACTCATTTTAGGAATGTTAGCAGCCTGTTCGAATAGCTCAACCCAGAGTACTAATACGACTGAAAGTAATAACAATGCAGGACAGAATCAAGACCAAAAACAAGAGGAAAAGGCAAGTAACGAGCCGCGTCAAGGTGGAAGTCTTGTCTTAGGTACTACTGGATCTCCAACACTATTCAATGCGTACTATTCAACAGACGGCGCAAGCAGAGTGATCGAAAATTTAATCTTTAGCGGACTCGTAACGATTAATCGTGAATTCAAACCTGAGGGCGATGTAGCAGAAAGCTGGGATGTAACAGACGATGGACTAAAATGGACTTTTAAAATAAGACAAGGAATGAAGTTTCATGATGGTCATGATTTAACAGCTGATGATGTTATTTTTTCCTATAGTCTTCCGTTAAATGAAGATTATACAGGTCCATATGGATTGCCTTTTAAAGTAATCAAAGAAATTAACAAGGTAGATGACTATACTGTTGAGTTTGTTCTAACTGAGCCGTATGCCCCATTTATAACGATTACGGCAACAATGGGAGTACTGCCTAAACATCTTTTAGAAGATGTTCCAGTGGCAGAACTCGGAAAACATGAGTTCAATACGAAAAATCCAATCGGCTCTGGGCCATTTAAATTTTCAGAGTGGAAAGATGGACAGTATGTAAAGGTAGACGCTTTTGATGATTATTACGAAGGAAGACCATACTTAGATTCTATCATTTATAAAATTGTTCCTGATGCTAATGCGATCATTGCTCAATTACAAGCTGGCGATATCACATACACTGGCATTACACCTTCTAATGTGCCTATTGCACAGAAAATGGCTGATGAAGGGAAATTAGAATTAAAGTCTGGCGTTTCAAACGCTTGGGACTATATTGGTTATAATTTGCGAAATCCTTTATTTCAAGATAAATCAGTTCGTCAAGCATTAACTCATGCCATTGATCGCGAATCCATTGTAGCAGCGGTTTTAGATGGAGCAGGTCAAGTAACGCATGGCCCTGGAAGTCCGGCAAACTGGGCTTTCACTGAAGATGTTCCAAAGTTTGAATTCGATCCAAGTCAATCAAGTCAGATGCTTGACGAAGCTGGATGGAAAAAAGGGGCAGATGGAATTCTTGAAAAGGATGGAAAGAAATTTAGTTTTACATTAACTACGACAAGTTCAAGTGAAACTTATCAGCAAATTGCTACAGTAGTTCAGCAGCAGCTTGCAGAAGTAGGAATTGAAGTGAAGATTGAATTATTGGAGTGGAGTGCTTATTTAGAAGCAACACAGCCGCCAAATTGGAAATTTGATGCTATTGTCGCCGGCTGGTCAATAGGAAGTGACCCAGATCCAACTTACTTCTGGCATTCTAAAGAAATCGAACAAGGGTTAAACTATTTTGCATTCTCAAATCCAAAAGTCGATGAATTGCTTGATATGAATACGAAGGTTTCTGATATTGATGAAAGAAAAGCTGTTATATCGGAGGCAGAAAAAATTATTACTGAAGAACAGCCATATACGTTCCTCTATAATCCGATGGGCTATATAGGTCATTCACCTAAATTACATGGACCAGAGTTCTCAGTGGCTAATAGCTACTACGATATTCATAAATGGTGGCTAGAAGAATAA
- a CDS encoding ABC transporter ATP-binding protein, translated as MTLAKEQEEKIVEYQDQEIILKIKNLKKYFPIKAGIIQKTVGHVKAVDDISVEVRKGETLGIVGESGCGKSTMGRTLIRLYDPTEGSIEFKGKDISTLSERQLKRDFRRQIQMIFQDPYASLNPRRTVRKTLLDPLVTHKLYDKKEDYEKRIIELLEIVGLDASAINRYPHEFSGGQRQRIGIARAIALNPDVIIADEAVSALDVSIQAQIINLLKDLQDELQLTYIFISHDLSVVRHISDRVAVMYLGKIMELANRDDLFDNPLHPYSQALLSAVPEMDLGEDEQKRERVLLKGDLPSPSSPPSGCVFHTRCPAAMPHCMEVMPSLEEVSPNHFVSCHLFKEQ; from the coding sequence ATGACACTTGCTAAGGAACAAGAGGAAAAAATAGTAGAATATCAGGATCAAGAAATTATCTTAAAAATCAAAAATCTTAAGAAGTACTTCCCCATAAAAGCGGGAATTATTCAAAAAACAGTAGGCCATGTAAAAGCGGTTGATGATATTAGTGTAGAGGTTAGAAAAGGTGAAACTTTAGGAATAGTGGGTGAGTCTGGATGCGGGAAGTCAACGATGGGGCGGACGCTCATTCGTTTATATGACCCAACTGAAGGATCGATTGAATTTAAAGGTAAGGATATTTCGACCCTATCCGAAAGGCAATTAAAAAGAGACTTTCGCAGACAAATTCAAATGATTTTTCAAGATCCTTATGCTTCTTTAAACCCTAGGAGAACAGTTAGAAAAACTCTATTGGATCCATTAGTGACACATAAGTTATATGACAAAAAAGAAGACTATGAAAAAAGAATAATAGAATTGCTAGAAATAGTCGGTCTGGATGCCTCTGCCATTAATAGATATCCGCATGAATTTTCAGGGGGACAAAGGCAAAGAATTGGAATTGCCAGAGCGATTGCTTTAAATCCAGATGTTATTATTGCCGATGAGGCTGTATCAGCTCTTGATGTGTCTATTCAAGCACAAATTATCAATCTGCTAAAAGATTTACAAGACGAATTACAGCTTACTTATATTTTTATTTCCCATGATTTAAGTGTAGTGCGACATATTTCTGATCGAGTGGCTGTTATGTATTTAGGTAAGATTATGGAATTGGCAAATCGGGATGATCTGTTTGATAACCCACTCCACCCATATTCTCAGGCTTTGCTTTCAGCTGTTCCAGAAATGGATTTAGGAGAAGATGAACAAAAGCGGGAGAGAGTCCTTCTGAAAGGAGACTTGCCAAGTCCATCTTCACCTCCAAGCGGCTGTGTGTTCCATACGAGATGTCCTGCTGCTATGCCGCATTGTATGGAGGTGATGCCAAGTTTAGAAGAAGTAAGCCCTAACCATTTTGTATCATGCCATCTTTTTAAAGAACAATAA
- a CDS encoding ABC transporter ATP-binding protein — translation MGDLLTIKNLKTSFPSKKKATFAVDGVDFHIKAGESVALVGESGCGKSMTSFSIMRLLPPPGEISDGEIIFEGKNLVQLSEAEMCGIRGKDISMIFQEPMTSLNPVLTIGEQIIEVIQYHQKLNRQQAKIKAGEMLELVGFSRVEEILKEYPHRLSGGMRQRVVIAIAMSCNPKLLIADEPTTALDVTIQAQILDLMRSIREKFNTSILLITHDLGVVSELTDRVIVMYAGQVVEEAKVRDIFRKPLHPYTEGLINSVPSIRGEINRLFSIPGSVSSSQKMQSGCKFAPRCPKAFSRCFVEKPTLTQVEDSHTARCFLYE, via the coding sequence TTGGGAGATTTACTAACAATTAAAAATTTAAAAACATCCTTTCCTTCTAAGAAAAAAGCGACATTTGCAGTGGACGGGGTAGATTTTCATATTAAAGCTGGAGAAAGTGTTGCACTCGTAGGAGAATCCGGATGTGGAAAAAGTATGACTTCCTTTTCAATCATGAGACTGCTCCCGCCTCCAGGAGAAATTTCAGACGGAGAAATTATTTTTGAAGGAAAAAATCTTGTTCAGTTATCTGAGGCTGAAATGTGCGGGATTCGCGGGAAAGACATTTCGATGATATTTCAGGAACCTATGACCTCTCTAAACCCAGTTCTTACGATTGGCGAGCAAATAATTGAGGTAATTCAATACCATCAAAAATTAAACCGGCAACAGGCAAAAATTAAGGCAGGGGAAATGTTGGAGCTTGTTGGTTTTTCGAGGGTTGAAGAGATTTTAAAAGAATACCCTCATCGTCTATCGGGAGGTATGAGACAAAGGGTGGTGATTGCTATTGCCATGTCTTGTAATCCTAAGCTGTTAATTGCAGATGAACCAACGACAGCACTAGACGTAACCATTCAAGCTCAAATCCTGGACTTGATGAGAAGTATTAGGGAAAAGTTCAATACATCAATCCTCCTTATTACTCATGATCTTGGGGTAGTTTCAGAACTAACTGATCGTGTCATTGTTATGTATGCAGGACAAGTTGTCGAAGAAGCGAAGGTTAGGGATATTTTTCGAAAACCGCTTCATCCATATACAGAAGGTCTTATCAACTCAGTTCCATCAATTCGGGGCGAAATTAACCGATTATTTTCGATACCAGGCAGTGTTTCCTCCTCACAAAAAATGCAATCTGGGTGTAAATTTGCTCCACGTTGCCCGAAGGCATTTTCTAGATGCTTCGTAGAAAAGCCAACTCTGACACAAGTAGAAGATTCACATACTGCTAGATGTTTCTTGTATGAATAG
- a CDS encoding prolyl oligopeptidase family serine peptidase yields the protein MTSIKTEIEENFHGTIVKDPFRWLENSDLEETKEWDTEQMAATVQYMEEIPERSKIYNRLKDLWNYPKYFVPKKHGDFYYYLKNIGSNNQPTLYRAKDLKAVEETEEVILNVNSLADDGTIAITNLSFHSDGKLLAYALSEKGSDWQEFKILNLETIEHYPEKILWCKFSSIAWSEDGKGFFYNRYPEAQNELNDENHFNKVYWHTLNTEQTADEVVFEYPEDEQMVFYPTITSDNSYLILYAGRGTEHLSRYLYKDLTVPNSEFKWLLQNGDALYSFIGIEDKQFYFFTDKEAPNGKIISFSIDALESENWTVVIPETEESISTIKMIGGHLVVSYIRHASYVLKLFTLSGEFVKEIPLPELGTIVEIGGKKEGNELYFSYTSYLSPTSIYKYSFETDQVETIFSPSLQLDLSDYKTEQVFYESKDGTKVPMFLTYKKGMKRDGQNPVLLYGYGGYHISLTPSFSASNLLWLENGGIYAVANIRGGGEYGLAWHEAGMKEKKQNVFDDFIAAGEYLISEGYTTSAKLAIMGGSNGGLLVAACMIQRPELFGAIICNVPVLDMLRFQKFTVGRFWVTEFGDPEGTKEEFEVLYAYSPLHNIQEGLQYPPILITTADSDDRVVPAHARKFAAALQDANPQSSNPILLRIEKGAGHGLGKPVGKIIGEHADIYAFLFKHLYV from the coding sequence ATGACATCGATAAAAACCGAAATAGAAGAAAATTTTCACGGTACTATTGTGAAGGACCCTTTCCGCTGGTTAGAGAATTCTGATCTGGAAGAAACGAAGGAATGGGATACAGAACAAATGGCCGCCACGGTGCAGTATATGGAGGAAATCCCAGAAAGGAGTAAAATTTATAATAGATTGAAGGATCTATGGAATTATCCGAAATATTTTGTTCCAAAAAAGCATGGAGATTTCTATTATTATTTAAAAAATATCGGTTCGAATAACCAGCCTACTCTTTACCGTGCGAAAGATTTAAAGGCAGTTGAAGAAACAGAGGAAGTCATTCTTAATGTTAATTCTTTAGCTGATGATGGGACAATCGCCATTACGAATCTTTCATTTCATTCAGATGGAAAGCTGCTCGCTTATGCTCTTTCTGAGAAGGGGAGCGATTGGCAGGAATTTAAAATATTAAATTTAGAAACTATAGAGCATTATCCCGAAAAGATTTTATGGTGCAAGTTTTCTAGTATTGCTTGGTCGGAGGACGGGAAAGGTTTCTTTTATAACCGTTACCCAGAAGCACAAAATGAATTAAATGACGAAAATCATTTTAATAAAGTGTATTGGCATACATTAAATACGGAGCAAACAGCAGATGAGGTTGTATTTGAATACCCAGAAGATGAGCAGATGGTGTTTTATCCAACGATCACAAGTGACAACTCTTATCTAATTCTTTATGCGGGCAGAGGCACCGAACATTTAAGCAGATATCTTTATAAAGATTTAACCGTGCCAAACAGCGAGTTTAAGTGGCTATTACAAAATGGAGATGCCCTCTATTCCTTCATTGGCATTGAAGATAAGCAATTTTATTTTTTCACAGATAAAGAAGCGCCAAACGGTAAAATCATTAGTTTTTCAATAGATGCTCTAGAGAGTGAGAATTGGACCGTAGTTATTCCCGAGACCGAGGAGTCCATTTCTACTATTAAAATGATCGGAGGGCATTTAGTCGTTTCTTACATTCGCCATGCTTCCTATGTATTAAAGCTTTTCACTCTGTCAGGTGAGTTTGTTAAGGAAATACCACTTCCAGAATTAGGAACAATCGTGGAGATTGGTGGAAAAAAAGAAGGGAATGAGCTTTATTTTAGCTACACATCTTATCTATCACCAACTTCGATTTATAAATATAGCTTTGAAACTGATCAAGTTGAGACTATATTTTCACCTTCTCTTCAACTCGATCTTTCCGATTACAAAACGGAACAGGTCTTCTATGAATCTAAAGACGGTACAAAAGTGCCGATGTTTTTAACTTATAAAAAGGGTATGAAACGTGATGGGCAAAATCCAGTTCTGCTTTACGGTTATGGCGGATATCATATCTCCTTAACCCCTTCATTCTCTGCTTCCAATTTATTATGGCTTGAGAATGGAGGCATTTACGCTGTTGCAAACATTCGCGGCGGGGGTGAATATGGGCTTGCCTGGCATGAAGCTGGCATGAAGGAAAAAAAGCAAAATGTATTTGATGACTTCATTGCTGCGGGGGAATACCTTATCTCTGAAGGTTATACGACCTCAGCAAAATTAGCCATCATGGGCGGCAGCAACGGGGGACTTCTTGTCGCTGCTTGCATGATTCAGCGCCCGGAACTTTTTGGTGCGATTATTTGTAATGTGCCTGTTTTAGATATGCTTAGATTCCAAAAGTTTACAGTGGGCAGATTTTGGGTTACGGAATTTGGAGATCCAGAAGGAACGAAAGAAGAATTTGAAGTTCTATATGCATACTCACCATTGCATAATATCCAGGAAGGGCTTCAGTACCCGCCAATTTTAATTACAACAGCTGATTCTGATGACCGCGTTGTTCCCGCACATGCACGGAAATTTGCTGCGGCGCTTCAAGATGCCAATCCACAATCATCTAACCCAATATTATTGAGAATTGAAAAAGGGGCAGGACATGGATTAGGTAAACCGGTTGGAAAAATTATTGGAGAACATGCTGATATATATGCTTTTCTTTTTAAACACTTATATGTATAA
- a CDS encoding purine-cytosine permease family protein: MASMNDDKALAKVPEGERQHWIVPATIFGGLEFSVPVIMIGAALAGSFGLSKVLLILIIGLVVIQWIGNALQGYLGAKTGLPSAVISRTSFGSLQARFLIGLALVILNIGWFAVNTAVAGNAISAVLGVDYKEQWMLWALLTAVAGILFSLPAIIGYNSMKWTDYLAVPAGLLLIFAGVFYSLKGAGWEKIASWNPEPSMTFLGGVSLILGANVAQWLIASDYTRYSKPKIKDQALIPLGIIVIGFVFFLTGAIMSVGVGSADIVAVMQDLGFPFWGFLILWLALWTSQIVASYSTGLAAANMFNIDSGKGRAWLTIGGSIAGIILALAGILNFFMDFLILLGVIYPAIAGVMFADFFFIRNKQWVDKSGWNWVATLALLIGALVGYLTQYEFPLGIPAVQSLVISGIVYLSVMKLKARVKPDQFTKVDDVINENTNEAVNN, encoded by the coding sequence ATGGCATCAATGAATGATGATAAGGCCTTGGCAAAAGTTCCGGAAGGAGAAAGGCAGCACTGGATTGTGCCGGCAACCATTTTTGGGGGATTGGAATTTTCAGTTCCAGTCATCATGATAGGAGCGGCACTTGCGGGAAGCTTTGGTTTGTCAAAGGTACTATTAATTCTGATAATAGGACTTGTGGTAATTCAGTGGATCGGGAACGCACTCCAAGGATATCTTGGAGCTAAGACAGGTCTGCCTTCTGCTGTTATTTCAAGAACGAGCTTTGGTTCTTTACAGGCAAGATTCTTAATCGGCTTAGCTCTAGTAATCTTAAATATTGGCTGGTTTGCTGTGAATACAGCAGTTGCTGGAAACGCGATTTCAGCCGTTCTCGGTGTTGATTACAAAGAACAGTGGATGCTTTGGGCATTATTAACTGCAGTTGCAGGCATTCTTTTTTCATTGCCAGCCATTATTGGCTATAATTCCATGAAGTGGACAGATTATTTAGCAGTACCAGCAGGATTGCTATTAATTTTTGCAGGTGTATTCTACTCATTAAAAGGCGCTGGCTGGGAAAAAATCGCATCATGGAATCCTGAACCTTCTATGACCTTTTTGGGGGGAGTCAGCCTTATATTAGGAGCAAATGTTGCCCAATGGTTAATTGCATCTGATTATACTAGATATTCGAAGCCAAAAATTAAAGATCAAGCATTAATCCCACTTGGAATTATCGTAATTGGATTTGTTTTTTTCCTTACAGGTGCAATCATGTCTGTTGGGGTCGGAAGTGCTGATATCGTTGCAGTTATGCAAGATTTAGGTTTTCCGTTCTGGGGATTTTTAATATTATGGCTTGCACTCTGGACAAGTCAAATCGTAGCCAGCTATTCAACAGGCCTTGCAGCAGCCAATATGTTTAATATTGATTCCGGGAAAGGACGTGCCTGGTTAACTATTGGTGGATCAATCGCAGGAATCATATTAGCCTTAGCGGGAATTTTAAACTTCTTTATGGATTTCCTAATCTTATTAGGGGTCATATACCCTGCCATTGCAGGAGTGATGTTTGCTGATTTCTTCTTTATCCGAAACAAACAATGGGTTGACAAAAGCGGCTGGAATTGGGTAGCAACCCTTGCACTATTAATAGGTGCTTTAGTAGGCTATCTAACCCAATATGAATTTCCACTTGGAATACCTGCTGTTCAATCTCTAGTTATTTCAGGAATTGTCTATCTTTCAGTTATGAAATTAAAAGCAAGGGTCAAGCCGGATCAGTTTACTAAGGTTGATGATGTTATTAACGAAAATACAAATGAAGCAGTTAATAATTAA
- a CDS encoding DUF3830 family protein, producing the protein MKRIKFSFEGGGEVYATLLEEKAPLTCEKVWNSLPFESVATQSRWSGREFNFAYKETDLPPRENQTIYTSIGEVCYWRDWNWEEESTLPQVLAIYYGAEMARSHKGHEPVNVFAQVDYSDFEKLLKIGERIWLEGKEKIFIERCER; encoded by the coding sequence TTGAAAAGAATTAAATTCAGCTTTGAAGGTGGAGGAGAGGTTTACGCAACATTGCTCGAGGAAAAAGCTCCATTAACATGTGAAAAAGTATGGAATTCATTACCTTTTGAAAGTGTTGCTACACAATCCCGGTGGTCAGGGCGGGAATTCAACTTTGCTTATAAAGAAACAGATTTGCCCCCTAGAGAAAATCAAACCATTTATACAAGTATTGGAGAAGTTTGCTATTGGAGAGATTGGAACTGGGAAGAGGAGAGCACTTTACCTCAAGTACTAGCGATCTATTATGGAGCGGAAATGGCAAGAAGTCACAAAGGGCATGAGCCAGTAAATGTTTTCGCTCAAGTGGATTATAGTGATTTTGAGAAACTTTTAAAGATCGGTGAAAGAATCTGGCTTGAGGGAAAAGAGAAAATTTTTATAGAGAGGTGTGAGAGATAG